A window of the Acidimicrobiales bacterium genome harbors these coding sequences:
- a CDS encoding VOC family protein, with translation MSHLELVTIVVEDYDEAIDFFVGVLSFDLVEDVPSETNDGRPKRWVVVRPPLAATGILLAQADGDVQRAIVGEQTAGRVGFFLRVDDFDAALARMRAAGVELVGEPRSEPYGPVVVFRDIAGNRWDLLGPRPVD, from the coding sequence ATGAGCCATCTCGAGCTGGTCACCATCGTGGTCGAGGACTACGACGAGGCAATCGACTTCTTCGTCGGCGTCCTCAGCTTCGACCTCGTCGAGGACGTGCCATCCGAGACCAACGACGGGCGGCCGAAGCGCTGGGTCGTTGTTCGTCCTCCGCTGGCTGCGACGGGCATCCTCCTCGCCCAGGCCGACGGTGACGTGCAGCGGGCCATTGTCGGCGAGCAGACAGCCGGACGTGTCGGGTTCTTCCTGCGGGTCGACGACTTCGACGCCGCCCTCGCCCGCATGCGAGCCGCAGGCGTCGAACTGGTCGGCGAACCCCGCAGCGAGCCCTACGGACCGGTCGTCGTCTTCCGCGATATCGCCGGAAACCGCTGGGATCTGCTCGGTCCCCGACCGGTCGATTGA
- a CDS encoding DUF4349 domain-containing protein: MSRADHPLTTRDRASTRTRPLTAAVAMAVALTACGGNGDDSATEDRSFAPASDAAEGSDAGAAEGVADDSSMIAAESTEEAGDSADTEADAATEGPSTAEDSAGTNGSPGGTQQAGLTAAELNRSIIYTATIEVDVDDVTSAGVAAVDAVERAGGFVFGQDSIGGAEPRSVFVFKVRPADFDTALAALDGIGELRNQVISADDVTERVVDLESRIQVAELGVARLRAALEETTDLTEFAEVERLLLERETELEVMRGQIRTLQDQVDLATITLILTQDRVENNLQLTVTSYEEHNGGLSCPGQADNRIEAGTDLTMCFELLNAGDQALTDLTLVDTVLGIDDTTALVTVYGSLDDTLQPGQSIIVAFETTAERTVQTRTVAGGQPVAVEGEEPAGPPVSTIRNSTIRVTPSDDAPGFGDGFDQGKIVISGIWSAVLVTIGFVLPLLVLVPFLVGAGWLLRSWRRRRPTPPAPAPAPPAPTPPPPAAPAEPQAS; encoded by the coding sequence ATGAGCCGAGCAGACCACCCACTGACGACCCGGGACCGAGCGAGCACCCGGACGCGACCGTTGACGGCCGCGGTCGCCATGGCCGTTGCCCTGACGGCGTGCGGAGGCAACGGTGACGACAGCGCCACCGAGGACCGGTCGTTCGCACCGGCCAGCGACGCAGCCGAGGGGTCGGATGCGGGAGCGGCCGAGGGCGTCGCCGACGACTCCTCCATGATCGCTGCCGAATCGACAGAGGAAGCGGGCGACAGCGCCGATACCGAGGCCGACGCAGCCACCGAAGGTCCCTCTACGGCCGAGGACTCGGCCGGTACCAACGGGTCGCCCGGAGGCACGCAGCAGGCCGGCCTCACCGCCGCCGAGCTCAACCGCTCGATCATCTACACCGCGACGATCGAGGTCGACGTCGACGATGTAACGTCGGCCGGGGTGGCGGCAGTCGACGCGGTCGAGCGAGCCGGCGGCTTCGTCTTCGGCCAGGACTCGATCGGCGGGGCCGAGCCTCGATCGGTGTTCGTGTTCAAGGTGCGACCGGCCGACTTCGATACCGCACTTGCGGCACTCGATGGGATCGGCGAGCTGCGCAACCAGGTCATCTCGGCCGACGACGTCACCGAACGAGTCGTCGATCTCGAGAGCCGCATCCAGGTGGCCGAACTCGGGGTCGCACGCCTCCGAGCCGCGCTCGAGGAGACCACCGATCTCACCGAGTTCGCAGAAGTCGAGCGACTGCTCCTCGAGCGCGAGACCGAGCTGGAGGTGATGCGGGGCCAGATCCGCACGCTGCAGGACCAGGTCGACCTGGCGACGATCACGCTGATCCTCACCCAGGACCGTGTCGAGAACAATCTGCAGCTCACGGTCACGTCGTACGAGGAGCACAACGGCGGCCTGTCGTGTCCGGGCCAGGCTGACAACCGCATCGAGGCCGGGACGGATCTCACCATGTGCTTCGAGTTGCTCAACGCCGGTGACCAGGCGCTCACGGATCTCACGCTGGTCGACACCGTGCTCGGGATCGACGACACCACGGCGCTCGTCACGGTCTACGGCAGCCTCGATGACACGCTGCAACCTGGCCAGAGCATCATCGTCGCCTTCGAGACCACGGCCGAGCGAACGGTGCAGACACGAACCGTCGCCGGTGGTCAACCGGTGGCCGTCGAGGGCGAGGAGCCAGCGGGCCCACCGGTCTCCACGATTCGCAACTCGACGATCCGGGTCACGCCGAGCGACGACGCTCCCGGCTTTGGCGACGGATTCGACCAGGGCAAGATCGTGATCTCCGGCATCTGGTCGGCAGTGCTCGTGACGATCGGCTTCGTCCTGCCGCTGCTGGTCTTGGTGCCGTTCCTCGTCGGCGCCGGCTGGTTGCTCCGCAGCTGGCGTCGGCGTCGGCCCACACCGCCGGCTCCGGCACCGGCTCCTCCGGCACCGACGCCTCCTCCACCAGCTGCGCCAGCGGAGCCGCAGGCCTCGTAG
- a CDS encoding DUF4214 domain-containing protein has protein sequence MNNVDTSVRATDVLEPTRHRRASTTRARASGATAGLRARTTVARRMLAAWVVLSALVFGISSPASSSSMTMEPGIVSVECSGSYGSIGRITGAGSSEDISFAASPAAQFLPARSSSTGSYTMIWKCDPSQAGTTWTVVATGATSGRTTTFTVIADAAPLPTLPAAGTNLLANGGIESGSTPPWAIIDQSGTTTMTSIATSMAQAGTRALLASSGTSAGGSVGQDVAAQISAGQTFTYSVWVRHPHVGGSPQAASIVLETIGGETESSVLAITVTDVWQRFDATLSLEAPGHSGLRAKVVMATPTSANRGTYLLDSASLVQSSPNPIGLLELVAGGVGSVRVKGYAIDPNQPYDAVPIVVSVGSEATQIKADVVRSDVAAMYPVAGPVHGFEAQLSTAASGVTLVCVTARNLGAGGDSPLGCVSVVIGTVTTTVPTTVVPTTAVPTTVATTAPPTTATPTTATPTTATPSTATPTTATTTTAPEPLGPQTLDPVALTSLFNAGDLISMTTAHDFQPGDADTLRLYWAFFNREPDIAGAKYWIGLSRTGLTLDDMAFNFARSDEFQRTYGSVTDHQFLEIVYRNVLGRRYDAAGYDYWLSMIDDGLLRSGAVRWIAANAEFVEAHPYP, from the coding sequence ATGAACAACGTTGACACCTCGGTCAGGGCGACCGACGTCTTGGAACCAACACGGCACCGCCGGGCGAGCACCACACGAGCGCGGGCGAGCGGTGCGACCGCAGGCCTGCGAGCCCGAACGACCGTGGCACGCCGCATGCTTGCCGCCTGGGTGGTGTTGAGCGCGCTGGTCTTCGGCATCTCGAGTCCTGCGAGTAGCTCCTCGATGACGATGGAACCCGGCATCGTGTCCGTCGAATGCAGCGGTTCGTACGGCTCCATCGGTCGTATCACTGGCGCTGGGAGTAGCGAGGACATCTCGTTCGCCGCCTCGCCCGCCGCGCAGTTCCTCCCGGCCCGCTCCAGTTCGACCGGCAGCTACACGATGATCTGGAAGTGTGACCCGTCGCAGGCGGGGACCACGTGGACCGTCGTCGCCACCGGGGCGACCTCCGGCCGGACGACGACCTTCACGGTGATCGCCGACGCCGCACCGTTGCCGACACTTCCGGCAGCGGGGACCAACCTGCTGGCCAACGGCGGCATCGAATCAGGCTCGACCCCACCGTGGGCGATCATCGACCAGTCGGGAACGACGACGATGACGAGCATCGCCACGTCGATGGCCCAGGCGGGCACTCGTGCGCTGTTGGCGAGCAGCGGCACCAGTGCCGGGGGGAGCGTTGGTCAAGACGTGGCCGCCCAGATCTCGGCCGGGCAGACCTTCACCTATTCGGTGTGGGTGAGACACCCGCACGTCGGCGGATCGCCCCAGGCGGCGTCGATCGTGCTCGAGACGATCGGTGGCGAGACGGAGAGTTCGGTGCTGGCCATCACGGTGACCGATGTCTGGCAGCGGTTCGATGCGACCCTCTCGCTCGAAGCTCCGGGGCACAGCGGGCTCCGGGCCAAGGTCGTCATGGCAACACCGACATCGGCCAACCGTGGCACGTACCTCCTGGATTCCGCATCGCTGGTCCAGTCGAGCCCGAACCCGATCGGACTGCTCGAACTGGTGGCCGGTGGCGTCGGCAGCGTCAGGGTGAAGGGCTACGCCATCGACCCCAACCAGCCCTACGACGCCGTGCCGATCGTGGTGTCGGTCGGTAGCGAAGCGACCCAGATCAAGGCCGACGTTGTTCGCAGCGACGTCGCCGCCATGTACCCCGTGGCGGGTCCGGTCCACGGTTTCGAGGCCCAACTCTCGACCGCAGCTTCGGGTGTCACGCTGGTATGTGTCACCGCACGCAACCTCGGAGCGGGCGGCGACTCGCCACTCGGTTGTGTCTCGGTGGTGATCGGTACCGTCACGACCACGGTGCCGACGACGGTGGTGCCGACGACGGCCGTTCCGACCACCGTGGCGACGACGGCCCCGCCCACGACCGCCACACCGACCACGGCAACACCGACGACGGCCACGCCGAGCACCGCAACACCGACGACGGCGACAACCACGACGGCGCCCGAGCCGCTCGGGCCGCAGACGCTCGACCCGGTGGCGCTCACCTCACTTTTCAACGCCGGGGACCTCATTTCGATGACGACCGCCCACGACTTCCAGCCCGGTGACGCCGACACGCTCCGGCTCTACTGGGCCTTCTTCAATCGCGAGCCCGACATCGCCGGGGCCAAGTATTGGATCGGGCTCAGCCGCACCGGGCTGACCCTCGACGACATGGCCTTCAACTTCGCCCGGTCCGACGAGTTCCAACGCACCTATGGCTCGGTCACCGACCACCAGTTCCTCGAGATCGTCTATCGCAACGTGCTCGGGCGGCGCTATGACGCCGCCGGCTATGACTACTGGCTCAGCATGATCGACGACGGCTTGTTGCGCAGCGGTGCCGTGCGTTGGATCGCAGCGAACGCCGAGTTCGTCGAGGCGCACCCCTATCCCTGA
- a CDS encoding 5-formyltetrahydrofolate cyclo-ligase, with protein sequence MANEPVVTKAAWRRRALDNRTSLRVDNARICWHLERFLRRADLDGWVVAFDPMPDEVDLRPLVFADDPVCRFALTRTPTSGHDLGIHPATSALERHRYGYRQPVDGSAIVPDEEVVAVLVPGLAFDHRGHRLGFGAGYYDRLLERLGSAVLRIGVSDGFIVSELPIDAHDVAMTHVATEVGVVPAPW encoded by the coding sequence GTGGCCAACGAACCGGTGGTGACCAAGGCAGCGTGGCGGCGCCGAGCGCTCGACAACCGCACCTCGTTGCGAGTCGACAACGCCCGAATCTGCTGGCACCTCGAGCGATTCCTACGTCGCGCCGATCTCGACGGTTGGGTGGTGGCGTTCGACCCGATGCCCGACGAGGTCGACCTGCGTCCGCTGGTCTTCGCCGACGATCCGGTGTGCCGATTCGCACTCACCCGGACCCCGACGAGTGGCCACGACCTGGGGATACATCCAGCCACGTCGGCGCTCGAGCGCCACCGGTACGGCTACCGCCAGCCGGTCGATGGATCGGCGATCGTGCCCGACGAAGAGGTCGTTGCCGTCCTCGTGCCGGGGCTTGCGTTCGATCATCGCGGCCACCGCCTCGGGTTCGGTGCCGGCTACTACGACCGCCTGCTCGAGCGCCTCGGATCGGCGGTGCTGCGCATCGGTGTCAGCGACGGCTTCATCGTGTCGGAGCTCCCGATCGACGCCCACGACGTGGCGATGACCCACGTCGCCACCGAGGTCGGGGTGGTGCCGGCGCCCTGGTGA
- a CDS encoding enoyl-CoA hydratase/isomerase family protein: MADNDTTRFGDIAVELDDQHVATVEIQRPPNNFFSLKMLHDLAAAVRSCEDTGARAIVLAAEGKNFCAGASFDPEEAKLTSAASTDGEELANRHIYDEAVELFSAQLPIVAAVQGAAIGGGLGLACMADFRVGGPATRLSANFARLGFHQGFGLSVTLPALVGQQRALELLYTGARIDGEEGHRIGLLDRFVADADIRSTAHELAVEIARSAPLAVASIKQTMRGHLPAAIREATNRERAEQERLTATSDWQEGVKAMAERRLPDFTGT, from the coding sequence ATGGCAGACAACGACACGACCCGGTTCGGTGACATCGCCGTCGAGCTCGACGATCAGCACGTGGCAACAGTCGAGATCCAACGACCGCCCAACAACTTCTTCAGCCTCAAGATGCTGCACGACCTGGCCGCCGCCGTCCGCTCGTGCGAGGACACCGGTGCGCGCGCCATCGTGCTCGCGGCCGAGGGCAAGAACTTCTGTGCGGGAGCGTCGTTCGATCCCGAGGAGGCGAAGCTCACCAGTGCTGCCAGTACCGACGGCGAAGAGCTGGCGAACCGTCACATCTACGACGAGGCCGTCGAGCTGTTCTCGGCCCAGCTGCCGATCGTCGCCGCCGTGCAGGGCGCTGCCATCGGCGGCGGGCTTGGACTTGCCTGCATGGCCGACTTCCGCGTCGGTGGCCCGGCCACCCGGTTGTCGGCGAACTTCGCCCGCCTCGGTTTCCACCAGGGCTTCGGGCTGAGCGTGACCCTGCCGGCGCTGGTCGGCCAGCAGCGGGCACTCGAACTGCTCTACACCGGCGCTCGGATCGACGGTGAAGAGGGGCATCGAATCGGCCTGCTCGATCGCTTCGTCGCCGACGCCGACATCCGGTCCACCGCACACGAGTTGGCCGTCGAGATCGCCCGATCGGCGCCGCTTGCCGTCGCCTCGATCAAGCAGACCATGCGGGGTCACCTCCCCGCCGCCATCCGCGAGGCGACGAACCGGGAGCGGGCGGAGCAGGAGCGGCTCACCGCGACCAGCGATTGGCAGGAGGGTGTGAAGGCGATGGCCGAGCGGCGCCTGCCGGACTTCACCGGGACCTGA
- a CDS encoding alpha/beta hydrolase produces MPLDPQIQPLVDLINAAAADAPPADQQTAEMRREGYHGLVAIAGPGPELHAVDDASAPGPNGDVGLRIYRPLPTPSAGILVYYHGGGWCIGDLDTHDEVCRSLAKQSGQTVVSVDYRLGPEHRFPAAVEDSWAALEWVAANTAELAVAGAPIAVAGDSAGGNLAAVMSLMARDNAGPAIAAQLLIYPGVDMLDTQRFPSHTENASGYVLTRETMDWFMAHYLEHPDDAGDWRASPLRAPSFERLPPALVITAEFDPLRDEGAAYAKALADAGNEVEHRLYEGMVHIFFQLGPVVGKGAEAVAQVAAAARAHLQPRA; encoded by the coding sequence ATGCCTCTCGATCCGCAGATCCAGCCCCTCGTCGACCTGATCAATGCCGCAGCCGCCGACGCGCCACCGGCCGACCAGCAAACGGCCGAGATGCGACGCGAGGGCTACCACGGTCTCGTCGCCATCGCCGGGCCTGGCCCCGAGCTTCACGCCGTCGACGACGCGTCGGCACCGGGACCGAACGGCGACGTCGGCTTGCGCATCTACCGACCGCTCCCGACACCGTCGGCGGGCATCCTCGTCTACTACCACGGTGGAGGCTGGTGCATCGGCGACCTCGACACCCACGACGAGGTATGCCGGTCGCTCGCCAAGCAGTCGGGGCAGACCGTGGTCTCCGTGGACTACCGCCTCGGCCCCGAGCACCGATTCCCGGCCGCCGTCGAAGACTCCTGGGCTGCGCTCGAGTGGGTGGCAGCGAACACTGCCGAGCTCGCCGTGGCGGGTGCTCCGATCGCCGTGGCGGGTGACTCCGCCGGCGGGAATCTCGCCGCGGTGATGTCGCTCATGGCCCGTGACAACGCGGGACCGGCCATCGCTGCCCAGCTGCTGATCTACCCGGGCGTCGACATGCTCGACACCCAGCGCTTCCCGTCGCACACCGAGAACGCATCGGGCTACGTCCTCACCCGGGAGACGATGGACTGGTTCATGGCGCACTACCTCGAGCATCCTGACGATGCCGGGGACTGGCGGGCCTCGCCGCTGCGGGCGCCGTCGTTCGAGCGGCTGCCGCCGGCTCTCGTGATCACCGCCGAGTTCGATCCGCTGCGCGATGAGGGCGCGGCCTACGCAAAGGCGCTGGCCGATGCCGGGAACGAAGTCGAGCACCGGCTGTACGAGGGAATGGTGCACATCTTCTTCCAACTTGGACCCGTAGTGGGCAAGGGCGCCGAAGCCGTGGCCCAGGTGGCAGCGGCGGCTCGGGCTCACCTCCAACCGAGGGCGTAG